Part of the Motacilla alba alba isolate MOTALB_02 chromosome Z, Motacilla_alba_V1.0_pri, whole genome shotgun sequence genome, TGActcttctcccttcccagtGCTCTCGTCTTGGTAGCgaggaaaaacatttcttctctgcACCACCCGAAAGCGTGATCCGAACCGAGAGGGAGTGAGCGGAGCCGGGACTGTGAATGGGATCGGAGCGGCTGGCATGTGCAGAGATGCTGCGAGCGGAGAGTTAAAAGCTCccgaggaggcagcagcagctgggcatttattttgtgaggaaaaaaaaaaaaaagagagagagacgGAACTGCATGAAGAGCAGTACAGCACCATGAGCTCTCCCGGCGCAGCCTGCGATTCCCCGAGCGCACTACGGATCCGCTGTCGTCCGAGCCCCTGTTTGCACTGACTCCCCGCACCTCTCCGGGCGCCTTCGCAGCCGCCTCGCCGAGCCCGGAGCAGCGCGTGGGGCACACGGGAAGGCCCCCGGGCGCCTGCTTCGTACCGCTGCCCCGCCGACTTCAGCTCCCGGGGGCTAGAGAGCCCCGGGCGCGGCGCGCATGGATTGATGCGAGGAGACCTCATGCACACGGCCGGCGGGAGTTTTGGAAACTTTTCCACGGGCggcagctccttctcctcctcctcgtctACCAGCGCCTCTTCCCAGCTCGCCCGCAGCTGCAGCCAATACCCCCGTCCGCGATGGTGGCCCGCTCGCCCGCTCGGCACGGAGGCGGCGGCCGGCGCTGGCCGCGGGCGGCCGCCTGGCTGTGGTTGGCGGCGGCGCTGGGCGCCGTGTGGCCGCCTCGGGGCTCGCTGGTGCAGGGCCGGCGGCTGATCTGCTGGCAGGCGGTGCTGCAGTGTCAGGGGGAGCCCGAGTGCAGCTACGCGTACAACCAGTACGCCGAGGCGTGCGCCCCGGTGCTCCTacagcagcagccgccgccgGCGGGCGGAGGGGACGGCCCGGCGGGCGCAGCTGGCGCGGCCGCCTCATCCAGGCGGCGGTGCCCCAGCCACTGCATCGCGGCGCTCATCCAGCTCAACCACACCCGGCGTGGCCCGGCGCTGGAGGACTGCGACTGCGCGCAGGACGAGAACTGCCGCGCCACCAAGCGCGCCATCGAGCCCTGCTTGCCCCGCACCAGCAGCCCCgcgggcggcggccccggcggcggcggccccggcggccccggcgTCATGGGCTGCACGGAGGCGCGGCGGCGCTGCGACTGGGACAGCCGCTGCAGCCTGGCGCTGAACCGCTACATGACCTACTGCGGGAAGCTGTTCAACGGGCTGCGCTGCACGCCCGAGTGCCGCGCCGTCATCGAGGACATGCTGGCCGTGCCCAAGGCCGTGCTGCTCAACGACTGCGTCTGCGACGGGCTGGAGCGGCCCATCTGCGAGTCGGTCAAGGAGAACATGGCCCGCCTCTGCTTCGGCGCCGACATGGGCGGCAACGGCGCGGGCAGCAGCGGCGGCTCGGACGGCGGCCTGGAGGAGTACTACGACGAGGACTACGAGGAGGAGCCGAGCCAGAAGGGGAGGGACGACGCGGAGGACAATACGGGCGCCGAGCCCGGCTTCCCCGTGCAGGCAGATAGCTCTGGCCGGCCCGCCGGGGCGGCTGGGGCGCTGCTCGCCTCCATCTTGGTGCCGCTGCTGCCGCGGCTCTAACATCCCTCCCTTCCCGCTCCCCTCCAGCCCGCTTCCCATCGCTGCCTCCCCCCACCACTGCCTCTCTCCGCATCCCCATCCCCTtcgccgggccgggccgggccaggccCCCCGCGCCGAGCCGCCGCGGGCCTCTAGTCGAGCCCTCCCGCGGCGGCCGGGGATCCGGCCGGCGGGGCCCCGCGGCGCGGAGCGGCTTTAAACGCTCTGGCCGCGGATTACCCGACCCATTGCCCCGGCGCCCCGTCCCCCCGTCCCCTCGCGTCTCCCCCTCTGCCTCCGCTGCTGCGCGCAGCCCCCAGCCGACCCCTTTCCCCGGCCCGGCGCTGCGAGCCGGCTGCTGGAGCGGTGGCCGGAGCGCAGGGGCCGCTCGTGTTTCGGGTGTTGGTCTCGAGTGTGCACTATGCAATTGCTGCCACCCTGCCTTCGTGTTACTAGCGAGCGGAGCGGCTGACAGAGACTGCGGGCGAGGCCGCTAGCCGCCCCCCGGAATAAACCGGGAGTTGTGGCATGCTGGTACTGGAGGTCTTTTAAGAGTTTTGACATGAAGGTTAGTAAGAGGTGAGCAACCCAAACTTGCTGCCAAAGCGTTGCCGTACTAGTTAGTCAGCAACTTGATTATCACTAGCCGCATCTCGCTCTTCCTGATGCAGTTGTGCCCGAAAGGGGCTTACGCCTCATCTGCCATTAAATTTAGGGAAATAGCAGACTGAATAAATTTGGTGATTTACAGCACTCCCTCTTGCACACACAAATTCCCTATAACAAAAGCGTGCCAGCAGCCGTCTCTTCCTCTGTAACCTAGcgacattaaaaaaaaattgtttcagagTTGTTGGCTATACTGAACAATGcaacttttgttttaaaagagcTCTGCACTGCCATCTTTAAAAGACACTTTTAAACTCGAGAACATGTATGTACAAATATCCTGAAAAGTTTTATTGCCTCGTCATATCAGGGTGCTGACCTCTGGTAAAtcttatataaaaaaaagtatttaaaactgGGATTTGTTACCAGTCGCTCTTCATTGTATATAGAATTTTATAAATTGTATGCTTTGGggataatttatttaaaaaaataataaaatgttttaattccaTGTCCTATTTGCCAGGTAGCTGCATTTGCTATTCATTTCTGGAAAGGTACAGATTTCACTTTATGTTTAAAGGGATACCAGCAACAGTGATTAAGTGAAGTATTCTCTAGAACATCAAATGTACAGTGTATTTTACAGATTGAAAGTTAACTTTCTTATTTGGAGAGACTTTATGAACGTTTTAGTATTGTATAAACGCATTTCTGAGCTGCCTTAAACCTTGTATTTTTTATAGAAGGCGTAAAAAAGGCCtgtcttttaaatatgtatggcttttttgtattttctaaaCGTGTAAATTAGTAAAGAAAGAGCTTTAAATAATGGATGCAGTGAAATTGTTTTCCAGGGACACTTGAACTCTCAGCACCCGAAATGTGGGGGTGGGGGAAGAGAGGCGGGGATCAAACCACAGaataacaaaccaaaaaaacagtgaaaaaacaaaaatctgtgtCTGCCTGTAATACTTCACATAGATGTAAATTACTGCTATTCTTACTTTAATGGATAATTACATGCAAGAAGTAAATACAGCTTTGAAAGTACTTCTTTAAATGAGTGGTTGATTTTATAATGCGTTGGCATGGTAACTTGCCAGTGCCAGAAGAGAGTAAAGCAATTCAAGGACACTGCTCCTGTATATATACGTGTAGAATTACTTGTGCACCACGCTTCCTTCGTGCAGGCACGCTGCTCTCGCTGGCGCTCGTAGAAGTGCTCCTGGGCGTGCAAACAAGTGGTGAGAAATACATCGCACGGAGGCGGCAAACGTTTCGGACAAGGCGTCACTTCGCGCGGGCAGGGCCGCACGCATCAAGGCAGCTGCAACAAAACGCAAAGTTTGCTATTCAGCCTGCCTTCTCCCACAACGAAGAATGCAAAAGTAAACATGCTGAAGGGATCAGCAATTACTAGATCTTGTAATACTGTGCTTAGGCGATGCTTTGCATCGTGCTGAAGCCTGGTTTGCTGCCAGAGCTACTGATCTACACTCAAACGCCCTTAGATAAATAATTACACTCTTAAGCTGTGTCGAGTGCTGATACACTTGACCTTGTAAATAGAAATGTTTGCAGTAGGAATAAactgcagcactggaaaatCTTTTAAACATTAACACAAAAGAGAGAGCTCAGTCCTCTAGGGATTTGAGTTTGGACTGCGTCAAGCTAGgcactcacaaaaaaaaaaaaagaaaaaaaagaaaaaaaaaagaaaaaagtaagttTATTTATCTTCTATTCATGATGTTTATTTAAAGCTTTTCGTTTTAAAGGCTGTAATTGGAAGGCAAGTCAGAAGTTTAAAATCTACCACAAATAAACTTTGACTGAGGGGGCGACAGATTAGCAAGATAGTGTCTTTTTCATCTTACCAGATCTTGACAGAGCGCAAATCCACATCTGTCTGTTGTATAAATCAACAAAATTAGAAATCCCTGCTTCTGGGTTAGTTATTTCAATGGAgggttattttattatttatttagggTGTGAATTTGATTACGTTGCCCAGCAATAAATGCACATAAGTGCAGGTGCACACACATAAGCCAACCCCAAATAGTTGTGATACCAAACAAGTGTATGACCATGGTGTGCGGCTATGATctgaagtttgtttttaaagtcgTCTGAACGGTTGAGTAAGCTTATTGTTAAAACAAAGCTGGAAACTGTTTCTTCGGGAGGAGGACAGAGTAGTTGGGTGAGACTTGTAAATAGAGTCAGCTTTCTTTACAAAGTGCTGAGTTCACACTGGGGTAAGGATGATCTTAAATACTTCTTGCATAGATGACCAGAAACATGCTTTTAGTTTGTCAACAGTTAGCACCCACAAGGACTATTTAACTAGTTGTTGTTGAAAAATTAAGTCCCAGCtaaaagcctttatttttcttcatttaggAAAAAGACATTAGCACTAGAAAAGGACTGATAATTAACCGCTACAATAAACTCAAGACTTAATTTTACAGGCTTCTGTCAAAAGCATCTGCCTGAAATAAATCAACACCAAGCACCACTAGGCAGGGAGGACTCATCTGTATGCTTCCTTCTTCAGAGAAAGTGGattgttttaatttaagttATTGTGCAGTAAATACAGCTGAACTGATTCTTCCTATGAGCTCCTCTCCATAAGGAGGTAGCTCTGGGTTTTGTTGTATAGTCAGAGTCAGCACTATTTCCAGGATGCCTGTGTTGCTATTTGTCCCAGCCAAATAAGCCTGTGCAGATGTTGATGTCCATCAAATCCATATTTCTTTTGCTTGATTTTCAGACACATGGAAATCATGAAATGTCAAGTGATGTAGCAAGAACAAATTTAAGCAAGGGAAAGACTTCACCTTTCCTGACAGAGGGAGATTATTCACAGGAAAGGAAGTTCTCTCATTTGTCTGGCTATTTGTCAGTGCTGTCTGCTGAAGTCCTGTCCAGGCTATCTCTTCCAGGGGGAGAAGGAGTTCTGCATCATTTCATGTAAAATAATCCAGTAGGTTCTGATCCCTTTTCATTCCCAGTTACCAGGTTTGAATTCCTGGTGACAGTTTATTTGTCTTTGGAGGCACTTCAGTGACAAATGTTTAAGGGAGTGTGGGACAATGGTGGAGAACAAGGAGGCAGTTCATTGAACTGACAGTGACCATACAGTAAATAGGGGGAGATTCAGGCTTCACTGATCACCCAAGCGCACAGCAAATCTTTTGTATGCAATCACAATGGACATAACATAAGgtctctgtttattttcaacAATATACACCAAATGTATACAGACAGGCATACATAACTTTAAAATTGTTATGAAATAAACCTTACAATGACCATAAGCAAAGCTCTGGTTAGGCCAAGTCTTTTCATGGTCACATTGGAAAGCATGATGGATTTTACTTGGAATCTTCACTCCTCCTAAAAGCTACCAGATCTACCAGATCTCTCACTACAGACACGCCTCTATAGTGCATATCTTAGATAGGGCTGCAAAgatggctgcaggcagctttACAGGTAGGGAACAAGACATTCCATCTTAATGTGTTGCAAAACTAGTgcttgggttttggtttgttttttctttttgagtacATTGGAGTTTGAGAGGTACTCCAAAAGAGCCAAAGTGCGCATATAAGAAGTAGCGGGACAAAAAATCGTCACCATTTGAGtaatggaaaatgctgcttcagTGACTGAGTTTCATAGTCTTcaaatatcacaaaaaaaaaatttagaccTTCAATCAATTTTGTTCTTGTCCACAGTAATAACTTCACGCACTTCCACACCGCCTTTGGTAACACACCCATTGCAAGTCCGAGGGAAAGTAGGTACTTGTGCAGGGGCTCACATTTCAAATAGGAAGAGCAATGATTTCATGTCTTTGATACAGTTTTTTAAGCAGTGAAGTTGAAAGTTACTGTATTTTACTTGAGGCATTGGCTGTGCTAGACAGTTGAAAAGGCTCACATTGACTGTCTGAATGACATAAGTAATGTGCTATTAGCATAAATACTTTCTAAGACATCCATTTAATCAATTTCTTAAATAACAGAATGATCTACTACAAAATAGTGGACTGTATACACTATATTTTGGCACAAAGATGGTCATTCTCCCACTAGTAACCAGGGGCTCTAAATAAATGATTTCAACAATGTTTTATTAAAGGAGGACAAGAGCCCTCGAGCTGCATTAATCGGGGAGAAGTCGAGTGGCACTTTTGTTATGGAAATGTTAAACACATAATAGTTCAGGCAAACAATGTGGAGCCACTTCATTCTCTCAGCCATGCTGACACCTCTTAAAGAGGAACTGCAGGGAAGGATGTGGGAAAGATTTGCTTTCTGAGGAAGCTTTCAGCTAATATTTTGGATATTTACCTCCAAAATTCAACCAGTACAAATGTAACTGAAgggcataaaaataaaacaataaagagGGATGATTTATGCAGCTACTGCTAGTGATGAAAGTTTGATGCTCAAAATCAAAATAGTGATTGACAAGTCccccttttctttaaaatttctttttttcatgaattTATTATGAGCCAAGTGGATATTACAGTAGATGGTGAACGTACACAAATAGAGATTTTTGTTAACACACGGAGTTAATAGTGTTAATACTGTACCTTGGAGATACATCatggagggaaaagaggaacaCCCTAGAGTAAGGTAATAGACTAAGGTTTAGTAAGATGGTCATGAGGTGAAATTATATGTAGGAAGCATAAAAATACATTGATAAAATGATACACAGTCTGCATAAAGAAAGATCCACGTTCAAGTGTGGTGTTTTGAATGGGTGAGAAGAAGAAGGGTACGGAAGAGGAAATGACTGTTATGTATAGAAGTTTTGGAGAATTGATAGTGTACTTGCTAATAAGGAGAAAGAAGCCCCAAAATAATATCAAGAAGTTAGCTGAGACACAGATTGAAAATAATGGcggaaagcagaaagaaagctGTCTGTCTTTAGTAATGTTGGCACAGCCAGAAGGTAAGAGTAATGTAGAAGTAAGATGAATATTCAGCTctggaaatgatttttttttcccgtcTCCAGAAGATGTAGATGAAAGCTATCATCCCCATATTCTTGATGTTCC contains:
- the GAS1 gene encoding growth arrest-specific protein 1 yields the protein MVARSPARHGGGGRRWPRAAAWLWLAAALGAVWPPRGSLVQGRRLICWQAVLQCQGEPECSYAYNQYAEACAPVLLQQQPPPAGGGDGPAGAAGAAASSRRRCPSHCIAALIQLNHTRRGPALEDCDCAQDENCRATKRAIEPCLPRTSSPAGGGPGGGGPGGPGVMGCTEARRRCDWDSRCSLALNRYMTYCGKLFNGLRCTPECRAVIEDMLAVPKAVLLNDCVCDGLERPICESVKENMARLCFGADMGGNGAGSSGGSDGGLEEYYDEDYEEEPSQKGRDDAEDNTGAEPGFPVQADSSGRPAGAAGALLASILVPLLPRL